In Dehalobacter sp., the following proteins share a genomic window:
- the purF gene encoding amidophosphoribosyltransferase — protein MDLLWDDKPKEECGLFGIFAPEKEIARLTYYGLYALQHRGQESAGIAVSDGRKIVVEKGMGLVSEVFSPDLLAGLQGKMAIGHVRYSTTGSSLLSNAQPLVVHFQNGMMALAHNGNLTNAVEIRQELGSQGTVFQTTIDSEVILNMIARYRRHSLEDAIIKTMIDIKGAYALLIMAEDKIVGARDPHGLRPLCIGRLGERYCFASESCALDTIGAEFVRDVKPGEVVTIDEAGLHTRFGTPQERIAPCSFEYIYFARPDSTLDNLNVWESRRQMGVQLAKECPIEADVIIPVPDSGTPAALGYAQTLGIPFEEGLLKNRYVGRTFIQPTQELREVAVRIKLNANKQVIRGRRVVMIDDSIVRGTTSSKLVEMVKGCGAKEVHLLISSPPVKYSCYYGIDTAEREKLIANQMNIDEIRKFVGADTLYYLSEEGLKKALGSDPVCLACFNGDYPTTVPKKFSKEDMEC, from the coding sequence GTGGATTTGCTCTGGGATGACAAGCCCAAAGAGGAGTGTGGTCTCTTCGGAATTTTTGCTCCTGAAAAGGAAATTGCCCGTCTGACTTATTATGGCCTTTATGCGTTGCAGCACAGGGGACAGGAAAGTGCGGGGATTGCTGTTTCCGATGGAAGAAAAATCGTTGTAGAAAAAGGAATGGGCTTGGTATCCGAGGTATTCTCGCCTGATTTGCTCGCAGGTCTGCAAGGGAAAATGGCGATTGGACATGTCCGGTATTCAACGACGGGTTCAAGCCTGTTATCGAATGCACAGCCGCTGGTTGTTCATTTTCAGAACGGAATGATGGCGCTGGCGCATAACGGAAATCTGACGAACGCCGTAGAAATCAGACAGGAGCTTGGCAGTCAGGGAACAGTCTTTCAGACAACCATTGACAGCGAAGTCATTCTGAATATGATTGCACGTTACCGCAGGCATAGCCTGGAAGATGCGATTATCAAAACGATGATTGATATCAAGGGAGCCTATGCACTGCTGATCATGGCTGAAGACAAAATTGTCGGGGCGAGAGATCCCCATGGCCTGAGGCCCTTGTGCATCGGACGTCTGGGAGAGCGGTACTGTTTCGCTTCGGAAAGCTGTGCGCTCGATACGATCGGTGCGGAATTTGTCAGGGACGTTAAACCAGGAGAAGTCGTGACGATCGACGAAGCAGGGCTTCATACCCGTTTCGGTACGCCGCAGGAACGGATTGCCCCCTGCTCTTTTGAATATATTTATTTCGCGCGGCCTGACAGTACGCTGGATAATCTGAATGTCTGGGAAAGCAGGAGGCAAATGGGTGTTCAGCTGGCGAAAGAATGTCCGATTGAGGCTGATGTGATTATTCCGGTTCCGGACTCCGGGACGCCGGCCGCTTTGGGCTATGCCCAAACGCTGGGTATCCCTTTTGAGGAGGGGCTGCTCAAAAACAGGTATGTTGGACGGACGTTCATTCAGCCCACGCAGGAGTTAAGAGAAGTTGCTGTCCGGATTAAGCTGAATGCCAATAAGCAGGTCATCCGCGGACGTAGGGTTGTGATGATTGATGATTCGATTGTCAGAGGGACAACGAGCTCCAAGCTCGTCGAGATGGTCAAAGGATGCGGCGCCAAGGAGGTTCATCTACTGATCAGCTCACCTCCGGTGAAGTATTCCTGTTATTATGGCATCGATACGGCCGAAAGGGAAAAATTGATTGCGAATCAAATGAACATTGATGAAATTCGTAAGTTTGTCGGAGCGGACACCCTGTACTATCTGTCGGAGGAAGGGCTGAAAAAGGCTTTAGGTAGTGATCCAGTTTGCCTGGCCTGTTTTAACGGTGATTATCCGACCACTGTTCCGAAGAAGTTCTCCAAAGAAGACATGGAGTGTTAA
- a CDS encoding ABC transporter ATP-binding protein — protein sequence MTSVLVAENVSKGFFRNKALHDLDLHIEEGKVYGLLGPNGSGKTTFFKIAAGLFKPTSGRMTVMDYPIGAETKKLTAFMPTDDFLFGWMKIDGILSFYTDMYEDFDRNKALEYLTFMELQENMKVSSLSTGMKARLKLAVTMARKARLYLLDEPLNGIDPISREKIVKMIMGAFRDDCAVIISSHLVSELETVLDEVIFLDRGTVVLAGDAEKFRLEKSCSIEALYKEVYHG from the coding sequence ATGACATCTGTATTAGTTGCTGAAAATGTCAGCAAAGGATTTTTCCGGAACAAGGCACTGCACGACCTGGATTTGCATATTGAAGAGGGCAAAGTATACGGACTGCTCGGTCCTAACGGCAGTGGAAAAACTACATTTTTTAAGATTGCCGCAGGCCTTTTTAAGCCAACTTCTGGCAGAATGACGGTTATGGATTATCCCATCGGGGCAGAAACCAAAAAACTCACGGCTTTTATGCCAACGGATGATTTTCTGTTCGGCTGGATGAAAATTGACGGGATCCTCAGTTTTTACACAGACATGTATGAGGATTTTGATCGAAATAAAGCACTGGAATATTTAACGTTCATGGAATTACAGGAAAATATGAAAGTCAGCAGTTTATCCACGGGCATGAAAGCCAGGCTCAAACTGGCCGTAACGATGGCCCGGAAGGCCAGGCTTTATCTTCTGGACGAACCTCTGAATGGGATTGACCCGATTTCTAGGGAAAAAATTGTAAAGATGATTATGGGTGCTTTCCGCGATGACTGTGCAGTGATTATTTCGAGCCATCTCGTCAGTGAATTGGAAACGGTTCTGGATGAAGTAATTTTCCTGGACCGCGGAACGGTTGTACTGGCCGGCGATGCGGAAAAATTCAGATTGGAGAAATCCTGCTCGATTGAGGCACTGTATAAGGAGGTTTACCATGGTTAA
- a CDS encoding HD-GYP domain-containing protein — protein sequence MRLVNIKYVQEGSVLARPIRNSYGRILLGEGVVLNKNYLAKLKDIGYDMVFIQDERFQDVEIGYAITDRTKEIAYNAVRGVTDELEKHPEAKIDADSVRLAVLNLVQDLLHSFDILSNLTDINGYDEYTYHHSINTTVLALMLGIGKGFTQNQLLELGMGVLMHDIGKTKISKEILNKKGKLEKEEFEQIKTHPLHGYEYIRGNRDFSILSAHVALQHHEKWKGGGYPRELRENEIHEYARIASVADVYEALTSKRPYRDAMPPYLAYEYIIVHSGLQFDPEIVRIFAQSVAPYPTGTGIELSNGLRGVVIKQNPILPTRPVVRVITQGDQALDNPDDLDLSKHLSTMITSIVDH from the coding sequence ATGAGGTTAGTCAATATCAAATATGTTCAGGAAGGATCTGTGCTGGCCAGACCGATAAGAAACTCCTACGGCAGGATACTTCTCGGTGAAGGAGTCGTACTTAATAAGAACTATTTGGCAAAGCTTAAAGATATCGGCTACGATATGGTATTCATTCAAGATGAACGGTTTCAAGATGTTGAAATCGGTTATGCCATTACCGACAGGACCAAAGAGATTGCCTATAATGCGGTCCGGGGAGTTACCGATGAACTCGAGAAACATCCGGAGGCAAAGATAGATGCGGATTCAGTCCGTTTGGCGGTTCTCAATCTTGTTCAGGATTTGTTGCACAGTTTTGATATCCTTAGTAATCTGACTGATATTAACGGCTACGACGAATATACGTATCATCATTCGATCAATACCACAGTCCTGGCTTTGATGCTCGGAATCGGCAAAGGTTTTACCCAAAACCAGCTTTTGGAGCTCGGGATGGGAGTTCTGATGCATGACATCGGAAAAACAAAAATATCGAAAGAAATTCTAAACAAAAAAGGTAAATTGGAAAAAGAAGAATTTGAGCAGATTAAGACCCATCCGTTGCATGGTTATGAATATATCCGCGGCAATCGCGATTTCAGCATCCTGTCTGCCCATGTTGCGCTGCAGCATCATGAGAAATGGAAGGGCGGGGGCTACCCCAGGGAACTAAGAGAGAATGAAATTCATGAATACGCTAGGATCGCCTCTGTCGCCGACGTGTATGAGGCCTTGACCAGCAAGCGCCCTTATCGCGATGCAATGCCGCCTTATCTGGCATACGAATATATCATTGTTCATTCAGGGCTGCAGTTTGATCCTGAAATTGTCCGCATTTTTGCTCAGTCTGTGGCGCCGTATCCGACAGGGACCGGTATAGAGCTTAGCAATGGTTTGCGCGGTGTTGTTATCAAACAAAACCCTATTTTGCCAACAAGACCGGTGGTCAGGGTAATCACTCAAGGCGATCAGGCCCTGGACAATCCGGACGACCTGGATTTATCCAAGCATTTATCTACGATGATCACCAGCATTGTGGATCATTGA
- the purE gene encoding 5-(carboxyamino)imidazole ribonucleotide mutase encodes MISVGVIMGSDSDFSIMEEAAKILQQFSVPFEMKISSAHRTLKRTVEWVESFEKQGGKVIIAGAGMAAHLPGVIAGATTLPVIGVPIKSGALEGVDALYAIVQMPPGIPVATVGINGARNAALLAVEMLAIADTELQNQLKAFRQKMAADVEAKDSALQDKLKA; translated from the coding sequence ATGATCTCTGTTGGTGTAATCATGGGTAGCGATTCTGATTTTTCCATCATGGAAGAAGCAGCAAAAATCCTGCAGCAATTCTCAGTACCCTTTGAAATGAAAATATCTTCTGCTCACCGCACGCTGAAAAGAACCGTGGAATGGGTGGAAAGTTTTGAGAAACAGGGAGGAAAGGTGATCATCGCCGGAGCTGGTATGGCCGCGCATCTTCCAGGTGTGATTGCCGGAGCCACGACGCTCCCTGTTATTGGTGTCCCGATCAAGAGTGGCGCTTTGGAGGGTGTAGATGCGCTTTATGCGATTGTACAAATGCCTCCCGGTATCCCGGTCGCCACGGTCGGGATCAACGGTGCCCGCAACGCAGCGCTCTTGGCTGTGGAAATGCTGGCGATCGCTGATACGGAACTGCAGAACCAGCTGAAAGCTTTTAGACAAAAAATGGCGGCAGATGTTGAAGCCAAGGATAGTGCGCTTCAGGATAAGCTGAAAGCTTAG
- the purM gene encoding phosphoribosylformylglycinamidine cyclo-ligase, whose translation MGITYKDAGVDIQAGNEAVEKIKPAVAATWRPGVLGGLGGFGGLFSLDLQKYSDPVLVSGTDGVGTKLRLAFQLDKHDTIGQDAVAMCVNDVLVQGAEPLFFLDYLAVGKLVPERIASIVGGVAEGCRLAGCALIGGETAEMPGFYAEEEYDIAGFAVGAVNRDKLIDGSDIREGDILLGLKSSGLHSNGFSLVRKIFAEYPLDKVFPELGRPLGEVLITPTRIYVKSVLALLDKMTVPGMVHITGGGLTENIPRVLPSGLGTEIVTSAWQVPPVFELMQKLGNVEDEEMLRTFNMGIGFVLIIHPEDEKQAMDILAGNGEEPIRIGSVISGQGVSYR comes from the coding sequence ATGGGAATTACCTATAAAGATGCCGGTGTGGATATCCAGGCCGGAAATGAAGCTGTGGAGAAAATTAAGCCTGCGGTAGCGGCAACCTGGCGGCCCGGAGTTTTAGGGGGACTTGGCGGATTTGGCGGATTGTTCAGCCTGGATCTACAGAAATATTCTGACCCCGTGCTGGTTTCCGGTACGGATGGTGTCGGAACAAAATTGCGCCTGGCTTTTCAGTTGGATAAGCATGATACCATCGGCCAGGACGCTGTCGCGATGTGCGTGAATGATGTTCTGGTCCAGGGTGCCGAGCCATTGTTTTTTCTGGATTATCTTGCGGTAGGGAAACTGGTTCCGGAAAGAATTGCTTCCATTGTAGGTGGCGTGGCCGAAGGCTGCCGTCTGGCAGGCTGTGCACTTATTGGCGGCGAGACTGCTGAGATGCCCGGCTTTTACGCTGAAGAAGAATATGATATTGCCGGCTTTGCTGTCGGTGCGGTGAACCGGGACAAGCTGATTGACGGCTCAGACATCCGCGAAGGGGATATCCTTCTGGGACTGAAGTCCAGCGGACTACACAGCAACGGCTTTTCTCTGGTCCGCAAGATTTTTGCGGAATACCCGCTTGACAAGGTATTCCCGGAACTCGGGAGGCCGCTCGGGGAAGTATTGATCACCCCGACCAGGATCTATGTAAAGTCAGTGCTGGCCCTTCTGGATAAGATGACTGTTCCGGGTATGGTACATATTACCGGCGGCGGTCTGACTGAAAATATTCCAAGGGTTCTGCCGTCCGGACTCGGAACGGAGATCGTCACTTCCGCGTGGCAAGTTCCGCCGGTATTTGAGTTAATGCAAAAGCTTGGCAATGTTGAAGATGAGGAGATGTTAAGGACGTTTAATATGGGAATCGGGTTTGTTCTGATCATTCATCCTGAAGATGAAAAGCAGGCCATGGATATTCTGGCTGGAAACGGCGAAGAGCCGATCAGGATAGGCAGTGTGATTTCCGGTCAAGGAGTGAGCTATCGATGA
- the purN gene encoding phosphoribosylglycinamide formyltransferase, with translation MKAAVLASGRGSNLQALLDEWQDGQLPVEFVGVGSNKIDAEALVRAERFGIQVRTFPRESYADNSSQETDILNWLEVIGTELLILAGYMQVLSSDFIRRAEYPILNIHPSLLPSFPGLHPQKQAVEYGVKVSGCTVHFVDEGMDSGPIILQETVPVFAEDDADQLAARILKVEHTIYPEAVRLIAHGKIKREGRRVIVLRDS, from the coding sequence ATGAAAGCAGCCGTACTCGCTTCAGGGCGTGGCAGCAACCTGCAAGCCTTGCTGGACGAATGGCAGGATGGCCAGCTCCCTGTAGAATTTGTCGGCGTAGGTTCGAATAAAATAGACGCAGAGGCTCTGGTTAGGGCAGAAAGATTCGGTATTCAGGTCCGGACTTTTCCGAGGGAAAGCTATGCAGACAATAGCTCTCAGGAAACGGATATCTTAAACTGGCTTGAAGTCATCGGTACGGAACTGCTGATTCTGGCCGGTTACATGCAGGTGTTAAGCTCGGATTTTATCCGCAGGGCCGAATATCCGATTCTGAACATCCATCCTTCGCTGCTGCCGTCTTTTCCGGGCTTACATCCCCAAAAACAGGCAGTGGAATATGGTGTTAAAGTCAGCGGCTGCACGGTGCATTTTGTGGACGAGGGAATGGATTCCGGACCGATTATCCTGCAGGAGACGGTGCCGGTTTTTGCTGAGGATGATGCCGACCAGCTGGCTGCAAGAATTCTGAAAGTCGAGCACACGATATATCCAGAGGCAGTCAGACTGATTGCGCATGGGAAGATAAAAAGAGAGGGAAGAAGAGTGATTGTCCTCAGAGATTCATAA
- a CDS encoding GntR family transcriptional regulator, protein MNFENNVPIYVQIMNHIKKDIIHGKLDLGEKLLSAREYAQNLNVNPNTMVRVFGELEREGITFTKRGVGTFITESKEKVENMKREMAEEMIRNFVKGMQELGFSSNEMIALIKSRLDKGAVQ, encoded by the coding sequence ATGAATTTTGAAAACAATGTACCCATTTATGTTCAGATCATGAACCATATTAAAAAGGATATTATCCATGGCAAACTGGACTTAGGGGAGAAGCTGCTTTCTGCGAGGGAATATGCCCAGAACCTGAATGTGAATCCCAATACCATGGTACGGGTTTTTGGGGAGCTGGAACGGGAAGGCATCACATTTACGAAGCGGGGAGTCGGGACATTTATCACAGAATCCAAAGAAAAGGTGGAAAATATGAAGAGGGAAATGGCCGAAGAGATGATTAGGAATTTTGTCAAAGGGATGCAGGAACTTGGATTCTCATCCAATGAAATGATTGCGCTGATAAAAAGCAGGCTGGATAAGGGGGCTGTTCAATGA
- the purH gene encoding bifunctional phosphoribosylaminoimidazolecarboxamide formyltransferase/IMP cyclohydrolase, with protein MVKKAVISVSDKTGIVEFAGGLVAEGFELISTGGTYKTLKEADIPVRYVSEITGFPEILDGRVKTLHPKIHGGILAIDTEKHRAQCAENGIDFIDLVCVNLYPFRETIAKEGVTFEEAIENIDIGGPTMVRSAAKNHNRVTIIVNPENYGRVLESLRENGGIPLAFRKELAAEAFAHTAEYDRLIAGYLEGQIDTKASFPQHLRVVAAKVQDLRYGENPGQQAAFYADPEAGKGTLAYGQQLQGKELSYNNWMDMDAAWKIAAEYDKTACVIIKHTNPCGVALGNSLLEAYQRALEADPVSAYGGIIALNRVVDEATAEAIKEKFYEVVIAPDFSPRAKEILAAKVNLRLFAVGREACGKTRGWKIRTVNGGFLVQDEDEGTTPLAEWEVATEAKPTEDDLAELEFAWKACKHVKSNAIVISAKRQVIGVGAGQMNRVGSAKIALEQAAEKAQGAYMASDAYLPFPDTVELAHSHGIKAIVHPGGSIRDKEVIETANRLGMIILHTGRRHFEH; from the coding sequence ATGGTGAAAAAGGCAGTGATCAGTGTTTCGGACAAAACGGGCATCGTGGAATTTGCCGGAGGCCTTGTTGCCGAGGGCTTTGAACTGATTTCAACTGGCGGTACGTATAAGACATTGAAAGAAGCGGATATTCCTGTTCGTTATGTCAGCGAAATTACAGGGTTTCCGGAAATCCTTGATGGCAGGGTTAAAACCCTCCATCCGAAGATTCACGGCGGAATCCTCGCGATTGATACTGAGAAACACCGGGCTCAGTGCGCGGAAAACGGAATTGATTTTATCGATTTAGTTTGCGTAAATCTCTACCCTTTCAGAGAAACAATTGCTAAAGAAGGGGTTACCTTTGAAGAAGCGATCGAGAATATCGATATCGGCGGACCGACCATGGTCCGTTCGGCTGCGAAGAATCACAACAGAGTAACTATTATTGTCAATCCGGAAAACTACGGCAGGGTGCTTGAGAGCCTCAGGGAGAACGGTGGCATCCCATTGGCCTTTCGGAAAGAACTTGCAGCCGAAGCGTTTGCGCATACGGCGGAATATGACCGTCTGATTGCCGGATATCTGGAAGGCCAAATCGATACAAAAGCCTCTTTTCCGCAGCATCTCCGTGTAGTGGCGGCTAAGGTGCAGGATCTTCGCTATGGAGAAAATCCCGGGCAGCAGGCGGCCTTTTATGCGGACCCGGAGGCCGGAAAAGGGACACTTGCCTACGGCCAGCAGCTTCAGGGCAAGGAGCTGTCCTATAATAACTGGATGGACATGGACGCAGCGTGGAAAATTGCTGCAGAATATGACAAGACAGCCTGTGTGATCATTAAACATACCAATCCGTGTGGTGTTGCGCTTGGAAACTCGCTGTTGGAAGCTTATCAAAGAGCGCTGGAAGCGGATCCGGTTTCAGCATACGGCGGAATTATTGCGCTTAACCGCGTAGTAGATGAGGCCACAGCTGAAGCGATTAAAGAAAAATTTTATGAGGTGGTCATTGCTCCTGATTTCAGCCCGCGGGCGAAGGAGATTTTGGCTGCGAAGGTGAACCTTCGCTTATTTGCAGTTGGCAGGGAAGCGTGCGGTAAGACCCGGGGCTGGAAAATCCGTACGGTAAACGGCGGTTTCCTGGTTCAGGATGAGGATGAGGGGACGACGCCCCTTGCCGAATGGGAAGTTGCTACGGAGGCCAAGCCCACCGAAGATGATCTGGCTGAACTGGAGTTTGCCTGGAAAGCCTGCAAGCATGTCAAATCCAATGCGATCGTTATTTCAGCGAAAAGACAGGTCATCGGCGTTGGGGCCGGTCAGATGAACAGGGTCGGCTCGGCAAAAATTGCTTTAGAGCAGGCCGCAGAAAAAGCACAGGGTGCCTATATGGCTTCCGATGCTTACTTACCGTTTCCGGATACGGTCGAACTGGCTCATTCCCATGGGATCAAAGCTATTGTTCATCCCGGTGGTTCCATCCGGGACAAAGAAGTGATTGAAACAGCCAACAGGCTGGGAATGATCATTCTCCATACCGGAAGAAGACATTTTGAGCACTAG
- a CDS encoding phosphoribosylaminoimidazolesuccinocarboxamide synthase, with translation MEKLAMLYEGKAKKIYDTDDKNVFWVEYKDDATAFNGIKKGTIVDKGIINNKMSAMMFSYLQKNGVDTHFVELLSDREQIVRRLKMVPLEIVVRNIVAGSLVKKVGKEEGYSLASPVLELYYKDDALGDPMVNETHALAMGWATIEQINKMKEIALKVNELMTKIVAKAGIDLVDYKLEFGLIDGKVMLGDEISPDTCRFWDKDTGEKLDKDRFRRDLGKIEEAYAEVYARLKDAVENA, from the coding sequence ATGGAAAAGCTCGCAATGCTGTATGAAGGCAAAGCCAAAAAAATCTATGATACGGATGACAAAAATGTTTTCTGGGTCGAGTACAAAGATGATGCAACTGCCTTTAACGGGATAAAAAAGGGTACCATTGTTGACAAAGGGATTATCAACAACAAGATGTCCGCGATGATGTTTTCCTATCTTCAAAAAAATGGTGTGGATACGCATTTTGTTGAGCTTTTAAGTGACAGGGAACAAATTGTTCGGCGCCTGAAGATGGTTCCGCTGGAAATCGTTGTCCGCAATATTGTAGCCGGCAGTCTCGTAAAGAAGGTTGGCAAAGAAGAGGGCTATTCTCTGGCTTCGCCTGTGCTTGAACTTTATTATAAGGATGACGCGCTCGGTGATCCGATGGTCAATGAAACCCATGCACTTGCGATGGGATGGGCAACGATCGAACAAATCAACAAAATGAAGGAAATTGCTTTGAAGGTCAATGAGCTCATGACTAAAATTGTTGCCAAGGCCGGGATTGACCTGGTTGACTATAAGCTGGAGTTCGGTCTGATTGACGGCAAAGTCATGCTCGGAGATGAGATTTCTCCGGACACTTGCCGCTTCTGGGACAAAGATACCGGAGAAAAGCTGGACAAGGACCGTTTCCGCCGGGATCTTGGCAAGATTGAAGAAGCGTATGCCGAAGTCTATGCCCGTCTGAAGGATGCTGTAGAAAATGCTTAA
- the purB gene encoding adenylosuccinate lyase: MIERYTLPAMGRIWQDEYRLTLWLKIEIAACEGWAKKGKIPQEAVEVIRQKAAFSWDRVKEIEEVTQHDVLAFLTNVAENVGDEARYIHHGLTSSDVLDTSLSLQLVEASDILLEKMDKLIDVLGRKAIEYKDTLQMGRSHGIHAEPITFGLKFALWYDEMKRQKERLRYAREEIRVGQVSGPVGTFANVDPAVEEWVCESLGLKPAPVSTQIIQRDRHAFYVGVLAGIASSLDKIATEIRNLQRTDVHEVEEPFGKGQKGSSAMPHKKNPVISERICGMARLIRGNAQVAFENVALWHERDISHSSAERVILPDSTIALDYMLHKMIQTLEGLRVFPEQMMANIEKVYGLIFSQRVLLSLIEKGMSREISYALVQKNAMRAWDTKVPFKDYVLQDAEIMQFLTKEEVDALFDYEYHTKNIDYIFRRVGLQK, from the coding sequence GTGATAGAAAGGTACACGCTTCCCGCTATGGGGAGAATATGGCAAGATGAATACCGTCTAACGCTCTGGCTGAAGATAGAAATTGCAGCCTGCGAAGGTTGGGCGAAAAAAGGAAAGATCCCGCAAGAGGCTGTCGAAGTAATCCGTCAGAAGGCCGCTTTTTCCTGGGACAGGGTCAAGGAAATTGAAGAAGTCACCCAGCATGACGTGCTGGCCTTTTTGACCAATGTCGCTGAGAACGTCGGCGATGAGGCCAGATATATCCATCACGGACTGACTTCTTCCGATGTGCTGGATACTTCACTCTCGCTGCAGTTGGTTGAGGCTTCCGATATCCTGCTCGAGAAGATGGATAAGCTGATTGATGTTTTAGGCAGGAAAGCCATTGAATATAAAGATACGCTGCAAATGGGAAGATCGCACGGGATTCATGCCGAACCGATTACATTCGGCCTGAAATTCGCACTTTGGTATGACGAAATGAAACGGCAGAAGGAACGGCTGAGATATGCGCGCGAAGAGATCCGGGTAGGCCAGGTTTCTGGTCCAGTCGGCACGTTTGCGAATGTTGATCCTGCTGTGGAAGAATGGGTCTGTGAGAGCCTGGGTTTAAAGCCGGCTCCAGTGTCAACCCAGATTATCCAGCGGGACAGGCACGCATTCTATGTAGGTGTGTTGGCCGGAATCGCTTCTTCACTTGATAAAATTGCCACGGAGATTCGTAATCTGCAGCGGACGGACGTCCATGAGGTCGAAGAACCTTTTGGCAAGGGACAAAAAGGCTCTTCAGCGATGCCGCATAAGAAAAATCCGGTTATTTCGGAAAGAATTTGCGGAATGGCCCGTCTAATCCGCGGGAATGCCCAGGTCGCTTTTGAAAATGTCGCACTCTGGCATGAGAGAGATATTTCCCATTCTTCAGCTGAACGCGTAATCCTTCCCGACAGCACGATTGCGCTGGATTATATGCTGCATAAGATGATCCAAACTTTGGAAGGATTAAGAGTGTTCCCCGAACAGATGATGGCAAACATTGAAAAGGTCTATGGTTTGATCTTTTCCCAAAGGGTTCTGCTTTCGCTGATTGAAAAGGGTATGAGCAGGGAAATATCCTATGCGCTGGTACAGAAAAACGCAATGAGAGCCTGGGATACCAAAGTGCCGTTTAAGGATTATGTGCTTCAGGATGCTGAAATCATGCAGTTTCTAACCAAAGAAGAAGTTGATGCGCTGTTTGATTATGAGTATCATACAAAAAACATTGACTATATTTTCCGCAGGGTCGGCCTACAGAAATAA
- a CDS encoding ABC transporter ATP-binding protein has product MVNLIKYEFIRKWRVLGIFMAIVLILNAFVLVKLQIGMHTTEEQMIVLGAFFSGILGIFFILYIIDVTMMYSRDLDHKTGYMFMLTPNSGYKILGSKVITAILEGLLFLMVYLLLLAVNFVGFYGEPLRALVGSDLFSMIVNQVHLEGVNLISYFTVSLLMMFVSIVGLFLMIYAAISIRKSILAEKKFGGLISFIIFMLLAWADSAITNTLTTDIFSANSMISPGVPSYTFLLIQILIQVVLGAVFFCVSAYLLENKMDM; this is encoded by the coding sequence ATGGTTAATCTGATTAAATATGAATTTATCCGAAAATGGAGGGTGTTGGGCATTTTTATGGCCATTGTCCTGATCCTGAATGCATTTGTTTTGGTGAAGCTACAAATTGGTATGCATACAACCGAAGAACAGATGATCGTGCTGGGGGCATTTTTTTCGGGAATACTTGGCATCTTTTTTATCCTATATATCATCGATGTAACAATGATGTACAGCCGCGATCTTGACCATAAGACGGGGTATATGTTTATGCTGACGCCGAACAGTGGCTACAAGATCCTTGGGAGCAAGGTCATTACTGCAATATTGGAAGGATTGCTGTTTCTGATGGTCTACTTGCTGCTGCTTGCGGTCAATTTTGTGGGATTTTACGGGGAACCTCTTCGGGCTTTGGTCGGAAGTGATCTGTTTTCAATGATCGTCAATCAGGTTCATCTGGAAGGGGTTAATTTGATTTCCTATTTTACAGTGAGTCTGTTGATGATGTTTGTATCGATTGTGGGCTTGTTTTTAATGATCTATGCCGCCATATCCATTCGCAAGAGTATCCTTGCTGAGAAAAAATTCGGCGGTTTGATCAGCTTCATCATCTTTATGCTGTTAGCCTGGGCTGACAGTGCCATAACAAATACGCTGACAACGGATATCTTTAGTGCCAATTCGATGATCAGTCCAGGGGTGCCAAGCTATACGTTTCTTTTGATTCAAATTTTGATTCAGGTGGTGCTGGGTGCCGTTTTCTTCTGTGTCTCCGCCTATTTACTTGAGAATAAAATGGATATGTGA